A single genomic interval of Nitrosomonadales bacterium harbors:
- a CDS encoding ArsC family reductase: MKLYGIPNCGTVKKARAWLDQRGVEYEFHDFRKHGVTKPMLSGWLKQVGWQKLLKKTGPTWGKLPQEVKDSVKDDAAALALMLEQPNVIKRPVLEHDGKVLATGFNETEYENLKQ; encoded by the coding sequence ATGAAGCTGTACGGCATCCCCAACTGCGGCACGGTGAAGAAGGCGCGTGCCTGGCTGGACCAACGGGGTGTCGAATACGAGTTCCACGACTTCAGGAAACACGGCGTCACGAAACCCATGCTTTCCGGCTGGCTCAAACAGGTCGGCTGGCAAAAACTGCTGAAGAAGACCGGCCCGACCTGGGGCAAACTGCCGCAGGAGGTCAAAGACTCGGTCAAGGACGATGCGGCGGCGCTGGCGCTGATGCTGGAACAACCCAATGTCATCAAGCGTCCGGTGCTGGAGCACGACGGCAAGGTGCTGGCGACCGGGTTCAACGAAACAGAATACGAGAACTTGAAGCAATGA